Part of the Quercus robur chromosome 5, dhQueRobu3.1, whole genome shotgun sequence genome, ATCCAATTCAAACAGATCAGAACTTGAATAACTTgctgcatcatcatcatcatcttcatcatcaaaatctCCAATATTAGCATCTTGAATAACACAATCTCTCATTTCCTTCTCTTTCTGATAATTCTTCATCAAACCCTTAGCAGCCTCTTCAACCCTATAATTCCCACCCATTACATAACACTTAATCTCAGCATCTCTTATGGTTGACACAGCCATTAGCCCTGCTGGTTCATTTTCAAGCAAACTTTTATGCCCACAAGGCCTACAATCCTCATCCACAATCACACTCACTGGACAAAACCTCACAGACCTTTTCACAttaccaacaccaccaccaacactACCATTATTGTTACTGAACTTCCCTCTAGAAGAAGATGGTGTTTTGCTTAAACAGGACCTTGAAAACGAAGACGCAGAAGAACATGTAGAAGTAGTTGTAGACTTCGATTTTGATCTCTCATATTTATCAAACCCTCCAACTGTTTTGGCTTTCTTTGAAGCATTAGTGAAAAGAGAGTTGAGAAAAGTTGCGAGCTTTCCACCTGGTGATATTGGCTGCTTCACTTTCTTCAAATCTCCGTAGATTTTCATGGCTTTGGACTTGGTCTTGACGAAACCATTCTCATGCTTTGGCTTACTATTCTGAGTTGAACATGAATTGTAATTAGATGAGACAAAACTTTCACCAAATTGACGAGGCTTTTCAGAGAGACTGGTACGAATAGGCTTTATTGTTGCTGGCCTTTGTTGCATGGTGTTGTaacatgaagaagaagaagaccttgATTTATTAGAGACATACATAGAATCAGACTCAGACGAAGAAAACCCACCTCCACAACTCGAATCAGAAGAGCTTGAGCTAGAATTTTGCAACATAAAAGCACGGTTTTCGTTTTGTGAAAGTAGTACCTTTTCCTTCTCATTCACTttgttcttcttgttcttcttctccATCCACTTCTCTATCATGCATGTCTTTCGAAAGCTAGCCATTTCTTCATCTTGGTCTTCTTGTTGTTGGGCTTTTCTGAGGTTGGTATTGGGCAGGGAAGTGTGCTTCTTTGATCTCATGGTTGTTTCTTTGTAGAAAATGAGTTGATCTTCTT contains:
- the LOC126724978 gene encoding protein BIG GRAIN 1-like B, which translates into the protein MDRWDNNKSLREEHHHRHRRENPSFSSTLLDAIYNSIDDQSHNKAKEDQLIFYKETTMRSKKHTSLPNTNLRKAQQQEDQDEEMASFRKTCMIEKWMEKKNKKNKVNEKEKVLLSQNENRAFMLQNSSSSSSDSSCGGGFSSSESDSMYVSNKSRSSSSSCYNTMQQRPATIKPIRTSLSEKPRQFGESFVSSNYNSCSTQNSKPKHENGFVKTKSKAMKIYGDLKKVKQPISPGGKLATFLNSLFTNASKKAKTVGGFDKYERSKSKSTTTSTCSSASSFSRSCLSKTPSSSRGKFSNNNGSVGGGVGNVKRSVRFCPVSVIVDEDCRPCGHKSLLENEPAGLMAVSTIRDAEIKCYVMGGNYRVEEAAKGLMKNYQKEKEMRDCVIQDANIGDFDDEDDDDDAASYSSSDLFELDNLSAIGIERYREELPVYETTHFNTNRAIANGLIL